In Methanonatronarchaeum sp. AMET-Sl, one genomic interval encodes:
- a CDS encoding MarR family transcriptional regulator, whose translation MDDVIDTKLKILVEVARNQPGVKQTNIARKFGITPQAVSESIKTLKEDGLIKEGEEGYYVTMEGVQKIIDQSESVKSFYKDVQKNVLNKIPYFTAIAATEIEEGMEVNLYMDGGLLKAGCSGEGSARGIATSNASKGDEVNVKDISGIIDMDPGEVIVVKVPPKQEGGSDIGYEVKVGEQIDLTAAIGLPGLVAMRKNNGEPDLFFGAKNGVVHAASHGLSVFVFCSHNEVQELLESLEESNIEYTVLDND comes from the coding sequence ATGGATGACGTTATTGATACCAAACTTAAGATTCTTGTAGAAGTGGCTAGGAACCAGCCTGGTGTGAAACAGACGAACATAGCTAGGAAGTTTGGAATAACTCCCCAAGCTGTTTCTGAAAGCATAAAGACCCTTAAAGAAGATGGATTGATTAAGGAGGGTGAGGAAGGGTATTATGTTACAATGGAGGGAGTTCAGAAAATAATAGATCAATCCGAGTCTGTTAAAAGTTTCTATAAAGATGTTCAGAAGAATGTGTTGAATAAGATTCCATACTTCACAGCTATTGCCGCTACAGAGATTGAAGAAGGAATGGAAGTAAATCTCTATATGGATGGTGGGTTGTTGAAAGCCGGTTGTTCTGGAGAAGGTTCCGCCAGAGGTATCGCAACATCAAACGCCAGTAAGGGAGATGAGGTTAACGTTAAGGATATCTCTGGAATAATAGATATGGATCCTGGAGAGGTTATTGTTGTTAAAGTTCCGCCTAAACAAGAAGGTGGTTCCGACATAGGGTATGAAGTTAAAGTTGGAGAACAAATCGATTTAACCGCTGCAATCGGTTTACCAGGTCTTGTTGCGATGCGTAAAAATAATGGAGAGCCTGACTTGTTTTTTGGAGCTAAAAACGGGGTTGTTCACGCAGCTTCCCATGGATTAAGTGTTTTTGTTTTCTGCAGCCATAATGAAGTTCAGGAACTACTTGAATCCTTAGAGGAGTCAAACATCGAATACACCGTTTTAGATAACGATTGA
- a CDS encoding ArsR family transcriptional regulator, which produces MSSNTKIINDPADLVPLLHVFKNDRYTEIFRKVYDGNVSQAELEEKYGQEAEEMLDLLNSIGLVKSNWSMNNGSPVKEYETSYSRFKANFECDLKEIIEILHISMLSDEFFEKDQEALEGMIENGSEFISDLSEKLDQSEVLVRAMARRSDSVYIRGNKIERK; this is translated from the coding sequence ATGAGTAGTAATACCAAGATTATTAATGATCCGGCTGACTTGGTTCCTCTTCTCCACGTTTTTAAGAACGATCGGTATACGGAGATATTTAGGAAGGTCTATGATGGTAATGTTTCGCAAGCCGAATTGGAGGAAAAGTATGGTCAAGAGGCTGAGGAAATGTTGGATCTCCTTAACTCGATTGGGCTTGTGAAGTCTAATTGGAGTATGAACAATGGTAGCCCGGTTAAAGAATACGAAACCTCATATTCAAGGTTCAAGGCTAATTTTGAGTGTGATTTGAAGGAGATTATAGAGATACTTCATATATCGATGCTTTCTGATGAGTTTTTTGAAAAGGATCAAGAAGCGCTTGAAGGCATGATTGAGAATGGTAGTGAATTTATCTCTGATCTCTCTGAGAAACTTGATCAAAGTGAAGTTCTTGTTAGGGCGATGGCTAGACGTAGTGACTCCGTCTACATACGTGGTAACAAGATTGAGAGGAAATAA
- the thiI gene encoding tRNA uracil 4-sulfurtransferase ThiI has product MKWDLILIRYGEIALKSSYVRRQLIEKLKSHIIKSLKQNGISEYKLRSPRGRIFLETDNIQESLEALSYVSGIVSYSPCITVPTDIDKIIETSINIGEKHLKDKVSFAVNARRIGDHNFTSQDLENTVGNHLRKKYNSTVDLDNPDFTVNIEVRNETTYIFIDTYRGLGGLPYGVQGKVVSLFSGGIDSPVATSLMIKRGCEPIALYIDKGRYGDKRENKRAVKVAKKLSRYTPNGIKYIQIDFEDIYNEIKNNAGKKTCIICKRAMYKAAEKISKKTKAKGIVTGESIGQVASQTLDNLMTLDESTKLPVYRPLTGFDKTQTQQISIRLGLYKESKKDVGDCPILPNKVSTISNINEIKKLENQMNINKHIEQIIEETTKKQTLTP; this is encoded by the coding sequence ATGAAATGGGATTTAATATTGATTCGGTATGGTGAGATCGCTCTTAAAAGTAGTTATGTTCGCAGGCAATTGATTGAGAAACTAAAGTCTCATATAATTAAATCACTGAAACAAAATGGTATAAGTGAATATAAATTAAGAAGTCCAAGAGGACGTATTTTTCTAGAAACAGATAATATCCAAGAGAGTTTAGAAGCACTTTCATACGTATCAGGAATAGTTTCATACAGTCCATGCATAACAGTTCCCACAGATATAGATAAAATAATAGAGACCTCAATCAATATTGGTGAAAAACACCTAAAAGATAAGGTTAGTTTTGCAGTCAACGCAAGACGAATTGGAGACCATAATTTCACAAGCCAAGACCTAGAGAATACAGTCGGAAACCACTTAAGAAAAAAATATAACTCAACAGTTGATCTAGACAACCCAGATTTCACCGTCAACATCGAAGTTCGAAACGAAACTACATACATATTCATCGATACCTACAGAGGTCTAGGAGGCCTTCCATATGGAGTGCAAGGCAAAGTTGTCTCCCTTTTCTCCGGAGGAATAGACAGTCCAGTCGCAACATCCCTAATGATAAAGAGAGGTTGTGAACCAATAGCCCTTTACATAGACAAAGGAAGATATGGAGATAAAAGAGAAAACAAAAGAGCTGTTAAGGTGGCTAAAAAACTATCTAGATACACACCAAACGGCATTAAATACATCCAAATAGATTTTGAAGACATATACAACGAAATAAAAAATAATGCTGGAAAAAAAACATGCATAATCTGCAAAAGAGCAATGTACAAAGCTGCAGAAAAAATATCTAAAAAAACAAAAGCTAAAGGAATAGTTACCGGAGAAAGCATAGGCCAAGTAGCATCACAAACACTAGACAACCTCATGACACTAGATGAATCCACAAAACTACCTGTCTACAGACCATTAACCGGATTCGACAAAACACAGACACAACAAATCTCAATAAGACTAGGCCTATACAAAGAATCAAAAAAAGACGTTGGCGACTGCCCAATACTACCAAATAAAGTCAGTACAATCTCAAACATAAATGAAATAAAAAAACTAGAAAACCAAATGAATATAAACAAACACATTGAACAAATAATCGAAGAAACAACCAAAAAACAAACCTTAACGCCCTAA
- a CDS encoding DNA polymerase ligase N-terminal domain-containing protein, with the protein MSEDLIYSIQKHDASTLHYDLRLERDGVLKSWAIPKGPSKDPGVKRLAIETEDHDIDYAFYEGEIEEGNYGAGEVVLWDRGSYQPIKWEKNEIVIDINGDKLDSKYVLIRFKPEENPENWLFFKKK; encoded by the coding sequence ATGTCGGAAGACTTGATTTATTCTATACAAAAACATGACGCTTCAACCTTGCATTATGACCTAAGGCTTGAAAGGGATGGTGTATTGAAAAGTTGGGCTATTCCAAAAGGCCCTTCAAAAGACCCAGGAGTCAAAAGACTGGCCATAGAGACTGAAGACCATGATATTGATTATGCGTTTTATGAGGGAGAGATAGAGGAAGGAAATTATGGTGCGGGTGAAGTTGTTTTGTGGGACAGAGGCAGTTATCAACCAATTAAGTGGGAGAAAAATGAGATAGTGATAGATATCAATGGAGATAAATTAGACAGTAAGTATGTTTTAATTCGGTTTAAACCTGAAGAAAACCCAGAAAACTGGCTTTTTTTCAAGAAAAAATAA
- the mtnP gene encoding S-methyl-5'-thioadenosine phosphorylase, producing MNRIGIIGGSGIYDPSLFEDVVEKKVETPFGAPSSEPLVGYIGDREVVFIPRHGEGHRYSPSEVNYRANIYALKKLGVDRIIGANAVGSLKEDVEPLDIVLPDQVFDRTKKRESSFFGDGVVAHVGFADPFCQQLSNYIADVARDDYSVVEGGTYVTIEGPMFSTRAESNFYRNQGFDIIGMTAVPEAKLAREAEMCYSIIATVTDYDVWHEEEEVTMELVVERMQRNENAIKDIISKVVPEIPMKRDCICKTALENTVATNPENIPKERKKELDLLIGKYL from the coding sequence ATGAATAGGATTGGTATTATCGGTGGAAGTGGGATTTATGACCCTAGTTTGTTTGAAGATGTTGTTGAAAAAAAGGTTGAAACGCCTTTTGGCGCTCCTTCAAGTGAGCCCTTAGTTGGGTATATTGGTGACCGAGAGGTAGTTTTTATTCCTCGTCATGGTGAGGGACATAGGTATAGTCCCAGTGAAGTTAACTATAGGGCCAATATCTATGCATTGAAGAAGCTTGGTGTTGATAGGATAATTGGTGCTAACGCTGTGGGGAGTTTAAAGGAGGATGTTGAGCCTCTTGACATAGTTTTACCTGATCAGGTTTTTGATAGAACTAAAAAACGGGAGAGCAGTTTTTTTGGCGATGGCGTAGTTGCGCATGTTGGTTTCGCCGACCCTTTTTGTCAACAACTTTCTAACTATATAGCTGATGTAGCTAGGGATGATTATTCAGTTGTAGAGGGCGGGACCTATGTAACTATAGAGGGCCCTATGTTCTCGACAAGAGCAGAATCCAATTTTTATAGAAACCAGGGATTTGACATTATTGGTATGACTGCTGTTCCAGAAGCAAAGTTAGCTAGAGAGGCAGAGATGTGTTACTCGATAATAGCGACAGTAACAGATTATGATGTCTGGCATGAAGAAGAGGAAGTAACTATGGAGTTGGTTGTTGAAAGAATGCAGCGAAACGAAAACGCCATCAAGGACATAATCTCAAAAGTGGTTCCAGAGATACCAATGAAGCGAGATTGCATCTGTAAAACCGCTCTTGAGAACACAGTGGCTACAAACCCCGAAAACATACCTAAGGAGAGAAAGAAAGAACTAGACCTATTGATAGGTAAATACCTATGA
- a CDS encoding amidohydrolase encodes MEVDLILKDGVVVPVTKPPFQGSIAIKDGVIVDIGENNSIIDEYVGKVIELDGSIVIPGLINTHTHLAMTLFRGVADDLPLDVWLEDYIWPLENLLEPRHVYAGSMLGCLEMIKNGVTFFADMYVEQKEVAKAVDQSGMRAALSFGLVTINKDEEGVKEELREGMKVYNELDGAADGRIITTYGPHSPTTCSKEFLEEVRETAGDSLIQIHLAETKKEVLRSKELYGMSPTELLHEVGLLNKNTVCAHAVHLTEKDIDLIANSGAIVSHNPTSNMKLASGIAPIPELLSKDVSIALGTDGAASNNSLDLFSEMKLAALLHKSSKMDPTTVPAEEALKMATINGAKAFGLEDSLGSIEVGKKADLVIIDSESPGMTPRHNVISNLVYSTTNRDVETVIIDGDIVMINDEIQSLDEENVIKNADRMSKDLINKK; translated from the coding sequence ATGGAAGTTGATTTAATACTTAAAGATGGGGTTGTTGTACCGGTAACAAAACCTCCTTTTCAGGGCTCGATAGCTATAAAAGATGGAGTTATTGTAGATATCGGCGAGAATAATTCAATCATAGATGAGTATGTAGGCAAGGTTATCGAGCTTGATGGATCGATCGTTATACCTGGACTCATCAACACACATACCCATCTAGCTATGACGTTGTTTAGAGGTGTTGCCGATGACTTACCACTTGATGTCTGGCTGGAAGATTATATCTGGCCGCTGGAAAACCTTCTTGAACCAAGACATGTATATGCTGGCTCGATGCTTGGATGTCTTGAAATGATAAAAAATGGAGTTACGTTTTTCGCAGACATGTATGTCGAGCAGAAAGAGGTTGCTAAAGCAGTTGACCAATCTGGTATGCGTGCAGCTCTTTCCTTCGGTTTGGTAACTATAAACAAAGATGAAGAAGGAGTTAAAGAAGAACTCAGAGAAGGCATGAAGGTATATAATGAGTTGGATGGAGCGGCAGATGGCCGGATAATAACTACTTATGGCCCCCACTCACCCACTACTTGTTCTAAAGAATTCCTTGAGGAAGTTCGGGAAACTGCTGGAGATTCATTGATACAGATACATCTTGCTGAAACCAAGAAGGAGGTTCTTAGATCTAAGGAGTTATATGGTATGTCCCCAACGGAATTACTTCATGAAGTGGGGTTGTTGAATAAAAACACAGTGTGTGCCCACGCGGTCCATTTAACTGAGAAGGACATAGATTTGATTGCTAATTCTGGAGCAATAGTTTCACACAACCCTACAAGCAACATGAAACTTGCTTCAGGTATAGCACCAATTCCAGAGTTATTAAGTAAAGATGTATCGATAGCTCTAGGAACAGATGGTGCGGCTTCAAACAACTCCCTAGACCTTTTTAGTGAGATGAAGTTAGCTGCATTGCTTCATAAATCCAGTAAGATGGATCCGACAACCGTTCCTGCAGAAGAAGCACTTAAAATGGCAACAATTAATGGAGCAAAGGCATTCGGTTTGGAAGACAGTTTAGGATCAATAGAAGTAGGGAAGAAAGCCGATCTTGTAATAATTGATTCCGAATCACCAGGGATGACACCAAGACATAATGTTATTTCAAACCTGGTTTACTCCACAACAAACCGAGATGTAGAAACTGTAATAATCGATGGAGATATAGTTATGATAAATGACGAGATACAGAGTTTAGATGAAGAAAACGTGATTAAGAATGCAGATAGAATGAGTAAAGATCTAATTAATAAGAAGTGA
- a CDS encoding adenosylhomocysteinase encodes MDGERKIKWARDHMPVMKKIRREMSIKKPLEGKTVGMALHVEPKTAVLVETLRDLGANVYITGCNPLSTQDDVSKALDKQKGITSYAKHGVDRKEYYKAIDNVIDQKPDITVDDGGDLVFRIHKKYPELIEKIQGGTEETTTGVHRLKSMAKQKQLKYPVIAVNDTPMKRHFDNIHGTGESTISAITATTNIQISGKQAVVAGYGYCGRGVARKLDGMGARVIVTETNPNKALEAVMDGFEVQKMNKAIQKADLLITTTGNRDVVRKKHLKKVKDGALLANSGHFNVEIDLDAAEELATETNETIEGVVEYRLPNNQKFYIIAEGRLVNLAAPQGLGHPIEVMDLSFAIQALSVQYINQNKNLKPKVHNVPTNIDKKVAENKLESMNIEIDQLTEKQKKYLNSWETGT; translated from the coding sequence ATGGATGGAGAACGAAAAATCAAGTGGGCAAGAGACCACATGCCGGTTATGAAGAAAATACGGAGAGAAATGTCAATAAAAAAACCACTAGAGGGAAAGACAGTCGGAATGGCACTACACGTCGAACCTAAAACAGCAGTTTTAGTAGAAACACTTAGAGACCTAGGCGCCAACGTATACATAACCGGCTGCAACCCATTAAGCACACAAGACGATGTCTCAAAAGCACTAGACAAACAAAAAGGAATAACCAGCTACGCAAAACATGGAGTAGATCGAAAAGAATACTACAAAGCAATCGACAACGTAATAGACCAAAAACCAGACATAACCGTCGATGATGGAGGCGACCTCGTATTCAGAATACACAAAAAATACCCCGAACTCATAGAAAAAATCCAGGGAGGCACCGAAGAAACAACAACAGGAGTACATCGATTAAAATCAATGGCCAAACAAAAACAACTAAAATACCCAGTCATAGCAGTAAACGACACACCAATGAAAAGACATTTCGACAACATACATGGAACAGGTGAATCAACAATATCCGCAATAACAGCAACAACAAACATACAGATATCTGGAAAACAAGCAGTAGTAGCCGGATATGGATATTGTGGACGTGGAGTAGCCCGAAAACTAGATGGAATGGGAGCCAGAGTAATAGTAACCGAAACAAACCCAAACAAAGCCCTTGAAGCAGTAATGGATGGCTTCGAAGTACAGAAAATGAATAAAGCCATACAGAAAGCAGACCTACTAATAACAACAACAGGAAACCGAGACGTAGTCCGTAAAAAACACCTAAAAAAAGTTAAAGACGGAGCATTACTCGCAAACTCAGGCCACTTCAACGTAGAAATCGACTTAGATGCCGCAGAAGAACTGGCCACCGAAACAAATGAAACAATAGAGGGAGTCGTAGAATACAGACTACCAAACAACCAAAAATTCTACATAATAGCAGAAGGAAGACTCGTAAACCTAGCAGCACCACAAGGACTCGGACACCCAATAGAAGTAATGGACCTCAGCTTCGCAATCCAAGCACTATCCGTACAATACATAAACCAAAACAAAAACCTAAAACCCAAAGTCCACAACGTCCCAACCAACATAGACAAAAAAGTCGCAGAAAACAAACTAGAAAGCATGAACATAGAAATAGACCAACTAACAGAAAAACAAAAAAAATACCTCAACTCATGGGAAACAGGAACATAA
- a CDS encoding NAD-binding protein — translation MKWWLKRIGKAFIGATALILVYSYLYQWGMFYFEGQERTFYQSLQIVVEILTTAGFGGDTEHWTTLGMNTIVVTMNLTAVLLVFVGLPLFVVPIFKRAFQRKIPRSSDLTDHVIICSHSPSDEILTEELRDSDIPYLFMDKNQETVEKLLDMGHDAIVGNPEEVEALKAANAQKARAIVTDVSDATNPTIILSAKKANPRIRVISMTREEGEERYHMLAGADYVVKSRKVLGESLANRALASVAEKFSEAITVDTDIKIAELLVEEESPLIGQKIKDIDDFKDKEITIIGLWTGGKFIVSPEPETKIKENAILLVATPTLYFGNLEVRQIKSYHDKSKKVLVCGYGTVGPSTVRTLEQAGLEVQTIDIKPGENIDIVGDVTDVKTFKKIDLKDMRSVILTLDNDPSSVYATLVIKHEAPDVEIIARANSPETVWKLYNAGADFVLSLPVVAGEIIASLLIEDRTILTPRTKLEFARIETQGLEGKTMKELDIRKKTGATVVAIERKDKLLTKIDGEFTLKKEDTMISVGENRNIRKLHKLIEKQKTN, via the coding sequence ATGAAATGGTGGCTTAAAAGAATAGGAAAGGCCTTTATTGGCGCAACTGCTTTAATCTTAGTTTATTCATACCTCTATCAATGGGGAATGTTTTATTTCGAGGGTCAAGAACGAACATTCTATCAATCATTACAGATTGTAGTAGAGATATTAACAACAGCTGGGTTTGGTGGAGACACAGAGCACTGGACAACGCTTGGAATGAACACAATCGTAGTAACAATGAACCTAACCGCTGTACTCCTTGTATTTGTCGGTTTACCGTTATTTGTAGTACCTATATTCAAAAGAGCATTCCAAAGAAAAATACCACGTTCAAGCGACCTAACAGACCACGTCATAATATGCAGCCACTCACCAAGCGACGAAATATTAACAGAAGAACTAAGAGACTCAGATATCCCATACCTCTTTATGGACAAAAACCAAGAGACAGTTGAAAAACTACTGGACATGGGTCATGACGCCATCGTTGGAAACCCAGAAGAAGTAGAAGCTTTAAAAGCAGCAAACGCCCAAAAAGCCCGGGCAATCGTCACCGACGTAAGCGACGCAACCAACCCAACGATAATACTCTCAGCTAAAAAAGCCAATCCACGAATACGAGTAATCAGCATGACAAGAGAAGAAGGAGAAGAAAGATACCACATGTTGGCAGGAGCTGACTACGTAGTAAAATCAAGAAAAGTATTAGGAGAAAGCCTAGCAAACAGGGCACTAGCATCTGTAGCAGAAAAATTCAGTGAAGCAATAACAGTAGACACAGACATAAAGATAGCTGAACTACTCGTAGAAGAAGAAAGCCCCTTAATCGGCCAGAAAATAAAAGACATAGATGACTTTAAAGACAAAGAAATCACGATAATCGGTCTATGGACAGGCGGCAAATTCATAGTATCACCAGAACCTGAAACAAAAATAAAAGAAAACGCGATACTCCTAGTGGCAACACCAACCCTATATTTCGGAAACCTAGAAGTACGTCAAATCAAAAGTTATCACGACAAATCAAAAAAAGTACTAGTATGTGGATATGGAACAGTTGGACCCTCCACAGTGCGAACACTAGAGCAAGCAGGCCTTGAAGTACAAACAATCGACATAAAACCAGGAGAAAACATCGACATAGTCGGAGACGTAACAGATGTAAAGACATTCAAAAAAATCGATTTAAAAGACATGAGGTCAGTCATACTAACACTAGACAACGACCCATCATCCGTCTACGCAACACTAGTAATAAAACACGAAGCACCAGATGTGGAGATAATAGCAAGAGCAAACAGCCCAGAAACGGTATGGAAACTTTATAACGCTGGAGCCGACTTTGTACTGTCACTCCCAGTAGTAGCCGGCGAAATAATAGCATCATTATTAATAGAAGACCGAACCATACTAACACCAAGAACAAAACTCGAGTTCGCAAGAATAGAGACACAGGGACTTGAAGGCAAAACAATGAAAGAACTAGACATAAGAAAAAAAACAGGAGCAACAGTAGTAGCAATAGAAAGAAAAGACAAATTACTAACAAAAATAGACGGAGAATTCACACTAAAAAAAGAAGACACAATGATATCAGTTGGAGAAAACAGAAACATACGTAAACTACATAAATTAATCGAAAAACAAAAAACCAATTAA
- a CDS encoding glycosyltransferase encodes MKVALFTDSYFPQINGVTYSISLLKREFKKRDIDVKVVFPESSKYNGAESEIGIKSIPLPFYKGYRVGFPESISKRLGEVDVVHTHTQFSLGGLGAYIARKKEAPHISTVHTCPEYYVDYITRFNPIKRFLKYIYRGWEKRFLNSAETVTVPSIEIKKEMAQKGVENLKVVPNGVDLEFFNPKQEKCLEFEGPIIGYSGRHSKEKNIEDLIKVAEKLKEYKVVIVGEGPYRQRYEEMAKKLSNVVFYDFLPRIKLPHFYSTLDAFIFPSTGETQGLVALEANACGTPVVAANTKGLKNSVIDGENGFHYNPSDIDMLEEKIRYCVNQKNELKDKCISHASKYSSEKMSEEIIELYRENE; translated from the coding sequence ATGAAGGTTGCTTTATTTACAGACAGTTACTTTCCACAGATTAATGGGGTCACATACTCCATATCTCTCCTTAAACGGGAATTTAAAAAAAGAGATATTGATGTAAAGGTGGTTTTTCCTGAATCAAGTAAGTATAATGGTGCTGAAAGTGAAATCGGAATAAAATCAATTCCATTACCATTCTACAAAGGCTATAGAGTTGGTTTCCCAGAAAGTATCTCAAAACGTTTAGGAGAGGTTGATGTTGTCCATACGCACACACAGTTCTCACTAGGGGGTTTAGGTGCTTACATCGCAAGGAAAAAAGAAGCCCCCCACATAAGCACTGTTCATACATGTCCTGAATATTATGTAGATTACATAACAAGATTCAATCCCATAAAACGTTTTCTAAAGTATATCTATAGAGGTTGGGAAAAAAGATTTCTAAACTCGGCCGAAACAGTAACAGTCCCTTCAATTGAAATAAAAAAAGAAATGGCCCAGAAAGGTGTGGAAAACTTAAAAGTAGTTCCTAACGGTGTGGACCTAGAGTTCTTCAATCCTAAACAAGAAAAATGCCTCGAATTCGAAGGCCCAATTATTGGTTACAGTGGTAGACATAGTAAGGAAAAAAACATTGAGGACCTAATAAAAGTTGCAGAAAAATTAAAAGAATATAAAGTCGTGATAGTTGGAGAAGGTCCTTATCGACAGCGATATGAAGAGATGGCTAAAAAACTATCCAACGTCGTTTTCTACGATTTCTTACCGCGAATAAAACTCCCACATTTTTATTCCACACTTGATGCCTTCATATTTCCTTCAACCGGGGAGACACAGGGATTGGTTGCCTTGGAAGCTAATGCTTGTGGAACACCTGTTGTAGCAGCTAATACCAAAGGTCTTAAAAACAGTGTTATTGATGGAGAAAATGGTTTCCATTACAACCCCAGTGATATAGATATGTTGGAAGAGAAAATCAGATATTGTGTTAATCAAAAAAACGAACTAAAGGACAAATGCATATCTCATGCCTCGAAATATTCTTCAGAAAAAATGAGTGAAGAAATCATTGAACTTTATCGAGAAAACGAATAA
- a CDS encoding glycosyltransferase family 4 protein, which produces MKVCIYLEMEGRLDTSGIGVATKNQRKALRRLDQFDLDLTKNPWSDYDILHLNTIGPKSLFHLFRAKRKNKPVVLHSHTTGEDFKGSFMFSDLVSIPLKKYLGFYYTKGDVVLCPSKYTKQKLFEYNVNNPIVVSNGVDLEKYSFNKKLRKEYRDRYGLTGTVVFAVGSPFERKGVETFIEVAKTLPEYSFVWFGPLRKLQKKSIRKLIENPPDNVKFTGKVDNVVGAYSAGDIFFLPSYNENQGLVVLEAAACERPLILRDIPGFKYCRDKTECLKGESEQEFKKHIDSIARNKDLRDRLVSNGLELANRHSLENTGEKLIKIYKEVLNSK; this is translated from the coding sequence ATGAAGGTTTGTATTTATCTAGAGATGGAGGGACGGCTTGATACCAGTGGTATTGGGGTTGCAACTAAGAATCAACGTAAAGCATTAAGGCGTTTAGATCAATTTGATTTAGATTTAACTAAAAATCCTTGGAGTGATTATGATATACTTCACTTAAATACTATAGGTCCTAAATCTCTATTCCATCTTTTTAGAGCTAAAAGAAAAAATAAACCAGTTGTTCTACACTCCCATACAACTGGTGAAGATTTTAAAGGGAGTTTTATGTTTAGTGATTTGGTTTCGATACCTCTAAAGAAATATCTAGGTTTCTATTACACCAAGGGAGATGTTGTTCTATGTCCTTCAAAATACACGAAACAAAAACTATTTGAATATAATGTAAATAACCCTATAGTCGTTTCAAATGGAGTGGATCTCGAAAAATATAGTTTTAATAAAAAATTGAGAAAAGAGTATAGGGATAGATATGGTTTAACCGGTACTGTTGTATTTGCTGTTGGCTCACCATTTGAGAGAAAGGGTGTTGAAACTTTCATTGAAGTTGCTAAAACATTGCCTGAATATAGTTTTGTTTGGTTTGGGCCATTAAGAAAACTTCAGAAAAAATCAATACGTAAGTTGATAGAGAACCCTCCAGATAACGTCAAGTTCACCGGTAAAGTTGATAATGTTGTAGGAGCTTATTCAGCAGGAGATATATTCTTTCTTCCAAGCTATAATGAAAACCAAGGTCTAGTTGTCCTAGAAGCAGCTGCATGTGAACGTCCATTAATCTTAAGAGATATACCGGGATTCAAGTATTGTAGAGATAAAACTGAGTGTCTAAAGGGCGAGAGTGAACAGGAGTTTAAAAAACATATTGATTCAATTGCCCGAAACAAGGATTTGAGAGACAGATTGGTTTCAAATGGGTTGGAACTAGCGAACCGCCATTCACTTGAGAATACTGGTGAGAAATTGATTAAAATTTATAAGGAGGTCTTGAACTCTAAATGA